The Plectropomus leopardus isolate mb unplaced genomic scaffold, YSFRI_Pleo_2.0 unplaced_scaffold14741, whole genome shotgun sequence DNA segment cctcatcAAACCTTTTCTTTTCAGTCATAACTTGCTAATTATGACCAAATTATaccaaaatctgacaaaaatgtctaacaggatgtattgatgaagttctgacattttgtatccaagaggtcaaaggtcaacagtgacatcataattttcttcaaaaactcGAGTTCAGCATGTTGTGTGGTACAaaactttcaaacattttaatctgCTTGATGTTAAAGGCATGATTTAATCTGACAGACTTTGTAAAGGTCCACTGCGGAGGATGCAGAGGGATCCCAGCCAGCAGACTGTTGTTCTGAGTGATGTAACCTCACAGCAACATTATATGAAATGATAATCATCCCTATaatgctttaaatgtttaattaaaatgtttttttcaaagcattATTACACCTTGTAGGTAACATACGTTCCCTGCTGACACATATATGGATTCTTGTtatgattgttgttgttttgtttgtttttttcataagtttttgatgtatttatatttagtttCACTATGATCGCACACTCAAACTGTAGGTCACTGACGGTACTTGAATGCAGCAGCAGGTCTGTTTCTTGTAAATCACGTGACTTCGGAGAAATCTCCCTCCCATAGACTAGGGTGtggctgcagtgtttttgtgtgttgaagTGCAGCGAAACAGAAACAGTCACTCATTCAGCTCTCGGGACGACAGCCGCTCCGTGCACCGCCGTCATGGCTGCAAAAACATCTGCGCCATTTGTGGCTTTGCTCGCACATTTCTGCGCCTTTGCACTAAGTCAAGGtaagatctgtgtgtgtgtgcgcgtgtttgCATATGTTTGCGTGCGTGTTTTGCGCGTGCGGACTGTCAAGTGTTTGTCTCACGGAGGTATTACAGGGAAGACTGCCCTCAGGGCAgtgtagatatatatatattcatgacGTTGCTTAATGTATTGACTCTGTATTCAAATTGTGTCCGTGTCCTCTGGACTTTGGAAAAAGTCTCTGATATGAGTGAGTCTGCTGAAGCTTTGTCAAAGCGCCTCAGTTTGTCCTCTGAGGCGCCGCGCTGCTCGGCTgcatggttattttttttatagagatACTTACTTACGATACGTGCGGGCGGCACGGcggcactgttgcctcacagcaagagggtccctggttcgaatcccggttggaacggggttcggtccgggcggggcccttctgtgcggagtttgcgtGTTCTCCCGTGTCTGCGTGAGTTCTCTccgggtctccggcttcctcccacagtccaaagacctgcagctgaggctgatcagtgactctaaattgcccttaggtgtgactgagtgtgtgtggttgtctgATCTGTCCAGGGtgaccccgccttccgcccgatgacagctgggattggctccagcccccccgcgacccttatgaGGATTacagcggttacagaaaatgactgactgactttctTTGCTGCTATTTCACACCATCACTTCTATGACATGATGATTTTAATATTGAAAACTATAATTCTGACTGAGGCGACCTTTGTCTTCTGTTTTTGCTCAGAAATAAAGAGTGTGGCAGTGAAGTCAGGAGGGGACGTCACTCTTCCCTGTATGACTCAAGAAGACGGGGACATCATGATAATACGGTGGAACATACCTGAAGTGAACTCAGATGAATTTGTCTTCCTGTACCACAGTCAGACAATACAGAAACTCTACATGGATTCAAAGTATCACAATCGAGTGGAGCTCAAAGATCCAGAGATGAAGAACGGAGACGCTTCGATCGTTCTGAAGAACGCCAGCGTTACCGACACCGGAACATACGAGTGTCAGGTTTCAGTAAACAGAATAGGACGCAACAGGAGGAATGAACCCAAACTCACCGGCATCGTTAAACTGCAAGTCACAGACTCGGGTGAGTT contains these protein-coding regions:
- the LOC121964237 gene encoding coxsackievirus and adenovirus receptor homolog; this encodes MAAKTSAPFVALLAHFCAFALSQEIKSVAVKSGGDVTLPCMTQEDGDIMIIRWNIPEVNSDEFVFLYHSQTIQKLYMDSKYHNRVELKDPEMKNGDASIVLKNASVTDTGTYECQVSVNRIGRNRRNEPKLTGIVKLQVTDSGELVESHTRVS